The genome window attttgttttcttgtctgcCTGACGCACCTTCATCCTTTGAGACCCTGCAGGTACGAACTCTGCGTGGACGAACTCTTCTGAATGAGGTGTAAGATCAAAACTTCTTTGCTCCTCCTTTCTAAGACCAAAACTTGATCGTCTCTCAAGCGTCTTTAAGGCAGATGATGACTCAAACGAATGTCCGCTACCCTTATCTGAGAGACAAGGGCCAGACTCGGCGCTAGTTTTTACGATGGCATTATTAAGAGGAATGTAATTCTGATGGAGGTCTTTGAGAGGTGCCTGGTGTGTGTCACTGTACAATGGCTGGACCTTTACTAAATCTAAACTGGACTCCACACTTATCTTCTGGTGATTGTTGTTTAGTGCTGAAGGTGTCCTTTCAATGTCTTGTGTATTTGCTAATGGAAACGTTAGCTGTTGAAGAGACCCCCGAAGTTGAGGATGTCCATTGCTCATTTCTTGAGATCTGGGTCTTTGCTCCTCACTACTTTTAAAAGCAGTATGGGGGTCACGTCTTAATTCGTTTAACAGGCTTATCTTACTAGAGCTTCGCTGCAGGAGCTTGTTGATGTATCCCGTACACCGAGGTTTCGTGGACCCCTGGTTAGGGTTCTGGGTGACGTCTTTAAGTCCATCTCCAAGGTTTTCATCCTGTGCTTCAGACAGGACCTGGCATCCCTGATCACCCGTGATACTGAAAATGGGACTTTGTAAGGCCACAGCGTGAAGTGGGCTGGGGTAACAGTACACCTCTGTCCCGCTGCTCGACACCAGGTTACTTTGGTATTTGACGTCTACCGAGGGGTTGTGAAGGCTCCCGCAGTGTGTGGAGGTCTTCACGTCAGATCTGAAGGTTCCGATTCCAGATGTGATGACGCGGTCAAGATcacctgcagacacacagaaaaattCAGTAGGGTGtatattacatttcagaaaTTCACTCAGACTGTACTGTCTACAACAAGTCCTTTTACATTGTTATGCCCACCTGTGGAAACGGGTCTTTGTCTTGCTCTTTGTGAATTCCCTGGAGGCAATCGTATACACCCGCTTCCTAGTTTCACTCCCAGAGATCTTGGAACGTCGGTCTGGGCCGTGCTTTCATCAGCAGACCAACAACGGGACACGATGGTCTGCCTAGAAGCATTACGGCCAGGTGATGAATATGAACCGGAGAGGAGGGGAAGCAGATTGTTTTGAGAAGAACAGGAGAGACTCTCGCTGTAGACGGAGGTGCAAGAGTTGGACAGTGACCCTGAACCCCCATCACTGAGCTCAAAGAACCCTAAAGGCAAAAACGGACACTATTAGTTATTGTAAACATATCACTTTTGTggattttataaaagaaatacCAAATATCTCATTGAAGAAGTATGTGATGTGTGAAGGTGTACGTTTACTCACCAGAGCTGGGTCTGCTGTCGCTCTCCAGATGCTCCGTGGAGGCTTTACATACGTCCAGTTTCAACTCGCTGATTTGTTGATCCAG of Triplophysa dalaica isolate WHDGS20190420 chromosome 11, ASM1584641v1, whole genome shotgun sequence contains these proteins:
- the dact2 gene encoding dapper homolog 2, which codes for MSGRKVPGPSGMDRGRIGERLHAALAGLQELHLLRDKQSSRVRWALTQDREESDTSKQDRVSTEELRLEATLNLLKQQLSRLRKQDVGLKTHLQQLDQQISELKLDVCKASTEHLESDSRPSSGFFELSDGGSGSLSNSCTSVYSESLSCSSQNNLLPLLSGSYSSPGRNASRQTIVSRCWSADESTAQTDVPRSLGVKLGSGCIRLPPGNSQRARQRPVSTGDLDRVITSGIGTFRSDVKTSTHCGSLHNPSVDVKYQSNLVSSSGTEVYCYPSPLHAVALQSPIFSITGDQGCQVLSEAQDENLGDGLKDVTQNPNQGSTKPRCTGYINKLLQRSSSKISLLNELRRDPHTAFKSSEEQRPRSQEMSNGHPQLRGSLQQLTFPLANTQDIERTPSALNNNHQKISVESSLDLVKVQPLYSDTHQAPLKDLHQNYIPLNNAIVKTSAESGPCLSDKGSGHSFESSSALKTLERRSSFGLRKEEQRSFDLTPHSEEFVHAEFVPAGSQRMKVRQADKKTKSVKLRKKSTEKPSTKKQQQKHLCTKTRAEVKQGKVTNLEESHMYSSSDGSRNGLVNMHCVQNKSHQTSKPIKSHKPHYPELVHIPQDQSRKKQSSRKWPSASEIQLPTTLNAPRSKEMPASRKTGMMRSLSARPRSGQWGCAPRPLRQSLSTSSYLSYLESRYPPAPKSGRYPPRCESEFSEYSAECASLFHSTIAASSDGEMSDYTTNRFGDSESSQGSQTASDSDSSLSLNEEDLLEEEEEGEVGLVWAQATMGPTAAGVSIQQRPRSDSASCRIKASRALKKKIRRFQPASLKVMTLV